A window of Spirochaetae bacterium HGW-Spirochaetae-1 genomic DNA:
TTGACATTTCCCGTGGGGGAAATACTACAATATAAAAATGAAATAAGGAGGTTTTATGGCTGCGAAATTTGAAATTTATCAAGATAAGAAAGGTGAATATCGCTTTAGATTAAAAGCAGGTAATGGGGAAATTATTGCAACAGGTGAGGGTTATAAACAGAAAGCAAGTTGTATAAATGGAATAGAATCAGTAAAACGAAATGCTCCTTCTGCGGATATTGTTGATTTAACAGAATAATTACTCAATCCCCGGTTGATCCTTCACCGGGGATTTTTACTCCCCCAGCTTCCTTAAAAAATCCATAACCGCCTTCCTGGTTTTAGCATTCAATCGATTATAATATTCCAGGATCATTAATTCTTCGTCCTTCAGTTCCGGCTTTCCGAAAAAATCATTTAACGTATAATTCAGTTCCCGTAGGATTTTCACAATCTCGTCCAGAGGTGGATACTCACTGTTTTCCCAGAACGAAATATTTCTCTGGCTGACGCCGGGTAATCGG
This region includes:
- a CDS encoding DUF1508 domain-containing protein — encoded protein: MAAKFEIYQDKKGEYRFRLKAGNGEIIATGEGYKQKASCINGIESVKRNAPSADIVDLTE